The Aeromicrobium yanjiei genome includes a region encoding these proteins:
- the menC gene encoding o-succinylbenzoate synthase: protein MKLTGVELIHVSMPLVSPFRTSFGTQVTRDLLLLRVVTDEGEGWGECVTMPDPVYSSEYVAGAADVLRRFLIPTLAASGPLDASRVATVLAPFKGHRMAKAALEMGVLDAELRAEGRSFARELGAVHDRVPCGVSVGIMDSIPALLDAVGGYIDEGYVRIKLKIEPGWDVAPVRAVRERFGDDVLLQVDANTAYTLADARHLARLDPFDLLLIEQPLEEEDILGHASLAQQITTPVCLDESITSAQSTAAAIRLGACAVVNIKPGRVGGYLEARRIHDVCVAHGVPVWCGGMLETGIGRAANVALAALPGFTMPGDTSASDRYYRTDITEPFVLDAGTLTVPTGPGIGVLPVPELLAEVTTHTEWVTV, encoded by the coding sequence GTGAAGCTCACGGGTGTCGAGCTGATCCATGTCTCGATGCCGCTCGTCTCGCCGTTCCGCACCTCGTTCGGCACCCAGGTCACGCGTGACCTGCTGCTCCTGCGCGTCGTCACCGACGAGGGGGAGGGGTGGGGCGAGTGCGTGACGATGCCCGACCCGGTCTACTCCTCCGAGTACGTGGCCGGCGCCGCGGACGTGCTGCGCCGCTTCCTGATCCCCACCCTCGCCGCGTCCGGACCGCTCGACGCGTCCCGGGTCGCGACCGTGCTGGCACCGTTCAAGGGGCACCGGATGGCCAAGGCGGCGCTCGAGATGGGCGTCCTCGACGCCGAGCTGCGGGCCGAGGGCAGGTCGTTCGCGCGCGAGCTCGGGGCCGTCCACGACCGGGTCCCGTGCGGGGTCTCGGTCGGCATCATGGACAGCATCCCGGCCCTGCTCGACGCGGTGGGCGGCTACATCGACGAGGGTTATGTCCGGATCAAGCTCAAGATCGAGCCGGGCTGGGACGTCGCCCCGGTGCGCGCGGTGCGCGAGCGGTTCGGCGACGACGTGCTGCTGCAGGTCGACGCCAACACTGCCTACACGCTCGCGGACGCCCGGCACCTCGCCCGGCTCGATCCCTTCGACCTGCTCCTGATCGAGCAGCCGCTCGAGGAGGAGGACATCCTCGGGCACGCGTCCCTCGCGCAGCAGATCACCACCCCGGTCTGCCTCGACGAGTCGATCACCTCGGCACAGTCCACCGCGGCCGCGATCCGGCTGGGTGCCTGCGCGGTGGTCAACATCAAGCCGGGGCGGGTCGGCGGATACCTGGAGGCCCGACGCATCCACGACGTGTGCGTCGCGCACGGTGTGCCGGTGTGGTGCGGAGGGATGCTCGAGACCGGGATCGGCCGGGCCGCGAACGTCGCGCTGGCCGCGCTGCCGGGCTTCACGATGCCCGGGGACACCTCGGCCTCGGACCGCTACTACCGCACCGACATCACCGAGCCGTTCGTCCTGGACGCCGGGACGTTGACCGTTCCCACCGGGCCGGGCATCGGTGTGCTGCCCGTGCCCGAGCTGCTGGCGGAGGTGACGACCCACACCGAGTGGGTCACGGTCTGA
- a CDS encoding PucR family transcriptional regulator, with protein sequence MSTEMTASGSRPRPRASLARVVDDLGATLLELVHGDTSRSDDIGGVVIHDPVDAPVLPPRALVLGVGLEDPAAIAALLVELGRRDAAALVVRAPVPFTDEVRAAADTSRVALLGLSRGAPWAHLATMLRSVLAEGDLGGATPETLGGLPSGDLFAVANAISSLLDAPVTIEDRSSRVLAFSGRQDEADPSRVETILGRQVPERYSRILNERGVFRELHRSEQPIYMEAMPDVNEAITMARVAVAVRAGDEVLGSIWAAVPGPLSDERTAALRDAAQLVALHLLRVRAGADVERRVRADLVGSVLEGGSGARDALERLGLADTQLLVLGFTVADPGPVDRTDPSTAHERQRLGDAFAMHLSAVNPRSASALFDGVAYGLAAATGSREEAETRAMRIAHDFLGRIGGRLRPIVAIGPVATNLSDIVRARATTDRILRVLREGHGGRPVARLVDVQTESLLMELRDLTIARGEQLTGPLARLVAYDREHGGSLVETLQAWLDAFGDVTRASEALFVHPNTFRYRLRRVKEIGEVDLLDPAQRFALTLQLSLWPGRA encoded by the coding sequence GTGAGCACCGAGATGACCGCATCCGGCAGCCGGCCCCGGCCGCGTGCAAGTCTTGCGCGGGTCGTGGACGATCTCGGCGCGACGCTGCTCGAGCTCGTGCACGGCGACACGAGCCGCAGCGACGACATCGGCGGGGTGGTGATCCACGACCCGGTCGACGCCCCCGTCCTGCCGCCGCGCGCGCTCGTCCTCGGCGTGGGCCTCGAGGACCCGGCCGCCATCGCCGCGCTGCTGGTCGAGCTGGGCCGGCGCGACGCGGCTGCACTCGTGGTGCGCGCACCCGTGCCCTTCACCGACGAGGTCCGCGCGGCAGCCGACACCTCACGGGTCGCGCTGCTCGGGCTGAGCCGGGGTGCGCCGTGGGCCCACCTCGCGACGATGCTGCGCTCGGTCCTCGCGGAGGGCGACCTGGGCGGCGCAACCCCCGAGACGCTCGGCGGCCTGCCGTCCGGAGACCTGTTCGCGGTCGCCAACGCGATCTCGTCGCTGCTCGACGCGCCGGTCACGATCGAGGACCGCAGCTCGCGCGTGCTGGCGTTCTCCGGGCGCCAGGACGAGGCCGACCCGTCCCGTGTCGAGACGATCCTCGGCCGCCAGGTGCCCGAGCGCTACTCGCGGATCCTCAACGAGCGGGGCGTCTTCCGGGAGCTGCACCGCTCGGAGCAGCCGATCTACATGGAGGCCATGCCCGACGTCAACGAGGCGATCACGATGGCCCGGGTCGCGGTGGCGGTCCGGGCCGGCGACGAGGTGCTCGGCTCGATCTGGGCCGCGGTGCCCGGCCCCCTCAGCGACGAGCGCACCGCCGCGCTGCGGGACGCGGCGCAGCTGGTCGCACTGCACCTCCTGCGGGTCCGCGCGGGCGCCGACGTCGAGCGCCGGGTGCGCGCGGATCTCGTCGGGTCCGTGCTGGAGGGGGGCTCGGGGGCCCGCGACGCGCTGGAGCGGTTGGGCCTGGCCGACACGCAGCTGCTGGTGCTGGGCTTCACGGTCGCCGACCCGGGACCGGTCGACCGCACCGACCCGTCGACGGCCCACGAGCGCCAGCGTCTCGGTGATGCGTTCGCGATGCACCTCAGCGCGGTCAACCCGCGCTCGGCGTCGGCGCTGTTCGACGGCGTCGCGTACGGGCTGGCGGCGGCGACCGGCTCACGCGAGGAGGCCGAGACGCGCGCGATGCGCATCGCCCACGACTTCCTCGGTCGCATCGGCGGACGGCTGCGGCCCATCGTCGCGATCGGCCCGGTCGCGACCAACCTCTCGGACATCGTCCGGGCCCGGGCCACGACCGACCGGATCCTGCGGGTGCTGCGGGAGGGCCACGGGGGCAGACCCGTGGCGCGGCTCGTCGACGTGCAGACCGAGTCCCTGCTGATGGAGCTGCGCGACCTGACCATCGCGCGCGGCGAGCAGCTCACCGGCCCGCTGGCCCGCCTCGTCGCGTACGACCGCGAGCACGGCGGCAGCCTCGTGGAGACGCTGCAGGCCTGGCTCGATGCGTTCGGCGACGTGACCCGGGCCTCCGAGGCCCTGTTCGTGCACCCCAACACGTTCCGCTACCGGCTGCGCCGGGTCAAGGAGATCGGGGAGGTCGATCTCCTCGACCCGGCGCAACGGTTCGCCCTCACGCTGCAGCTGAGCCTGTGGCCCGGTCGCGCCTGA
- a CDS encoding ABC transporter permease, which produces MIQLAIRMARHRLTSLVAIACAALGGAALVTATGVLTESGLRSHAPVGRLAGAEIVVTAPQSVSASESIPAVLPERNRIPRDLAAGLAEVPGVRHVVGDVSFPAALLTADGPVATSDDPRTAGHGWSSVRLLGRHSTNGSAPVGTDQVALGSAAAAAADVSVGDDVEISTAGGAARTHRVAAIVDGGGDELFFSDAAAAAIREAGGSGTTADLVGLDVAPGSVDTVADAVREQLGGSGLEVSTGADRGDTAAPDVTAARGTLLLVAGSLGGIVVMLVGFVVTGAVTVSVAGQRRALALMRSIGATPRQVRTLVAGETSATAAIAAVPGIVLGYLLAGQLGGLLRATDILPPSLPLTYGPLPAVAGVVSMVVVAQLAARAAAWRPSRMPTVDAMVESSSEARVPSRLRERIGLLVLLGAVGLSAAPVLLVSDIGAAMTSTAGIVAAIGLAVAAPALLRRASDAVGGRIPDRVSAPTWLAVTNMRVFTTRFAGVITASAMLMIFTLTYAISQTTLVRASADSVRDATTAELRITGDGLGGVPADLAEQVRELDGVRAAAPMSTTSVVWPHEVLGDTEVEAEPAMVLDPEAPGVLDLDVQRGSLADLEGDTIAVGAGAADARDAQVGRTVSLTLGDGTEVRPRVVAVYDRQLGLGSVVLSRDLALQHTTSGLDHSLLVRTDDTSEARASLATLAATRPGLEVETTTVDSHESIAAQGMLLNVATIAVLLGYLALTISNRIVAVTTQRRGEIAALRTAGATRAQVLGTTRRESLIAAGVAVGAALAVSALPLVFLGIGFLGRPWPSAPIWLVPSTAALVVGLIVVSVELPTRYLLRSSPTATGR; this is translated from the coding sequence GTGATCCAGCTCGCCATCCGCATGGCCCGCCACCGTCTCACCTCGCTGGTCGCGATCGCGTGCGCAGCCCTCGGCGGCGCCGCCCTGGTGACCGCGACCGGCGTGCTCACCGAGTCGGGTCTGCGCTCCCACGCCCCCGTCGGCCGCCTGGCCGGGGCCGAGATCGTCGTGACCGCACCCCAGTCGGTCAGCGCCTCCGAGAGCATCCCGGCCGTCCTGCCCGAGCGCAACCGGATCCCGCGCGACCTCGCAGCCGGTCTGGCCGAGGTCCCGGGCGTGCGTCACGTCGTCGGCGACGTCTCGTTCCCCGCCGCGCTGCTCACCGCCGACGGCCCGGTCGCCACGAGCGACGACCCCCGGACCGCCGGTCACGGCTGGTCGTCGGTCCGGCTGCTGGGCCGCCACAGCACCAACGGCAGCGCGCCCGTCGGCACGGACCAGGTCGCCCTGGGCTCGGCCGCAGCCGCGGCTGCCGACGTCTCGGTCGGCGACGACGTCGAGATCTCCACCGCCGGAGGTGCCGCGCGGACGCACCGCGTGGCCGCAATCGTCGACGGTGGCGGGGACGAGCTGTTCTTCAGCGACGCCGCAGCCGCGGCGATCCGCGAGGCCGGCGGATCGGGGACCACCGCGGACCTGGTCGGCCTGGACGTCGCGCCGGGCTCGGTCGACACCGTCGCCGACGCCGTCCGCGAGCAGCTGGGCGGCTCGGGCCTCGAGGTGTCGACCGGGGCCGACCGGGGCGACACCGCGGCACCGGACGTCACGGCCGCGCGCGGCACCCTGCTGCTGGTCGCCGGCTCACTGGGCGGCATCGTGGTGATGCTCGTCGGCTTCGTGGTCACCGGCGCGGTCACCGTCTCGGTGGCCGGGCAGCGACGGGCGCTCGCCCTGATGCGCTCGATCGGCGCGACGCCCCGCCAGGTCCGCACCCTGGTCGCGGGCGAGACGAGCGCGACGGCCGCGATCGCCGCGGTCCCCGGCATCGTCCTGGGCTACCTGCTCGCAGGGCAGCTCGGCGGCCTGCTCCGGGCGACCGACATCCTGCCGCCGTCGCTGCCCCTGACGTACGGTCCGCTGCCGGCCGTTGCCGGTGTCGTGTCGATGGTCGTGGTCGCCCAGCTGGCCGCACGTGCCGCCGCCTGGCGGCCGTCGAGGATGCCGACCGTGGACGCGATGGTGGAGTCCTCGAGCGAGGCCCGGGTGCCGTCGCGCCTCCGGGAGCGGATCGGCCTGCTCGTGCTCCTCGGCGCCGTGGGCCTGTCCGCGGCACCGGTCCTCCTGGTCAGCGACATCGGTGCTGCGATGACCTCGACCGCCGGCATCGTCGCGGCGATCGGCCTCGCGGTGGCCGCCCCCGCCCTCCTGCGACGCGCCAGCGACGCGGTCGGCGGACGGATCCCCGACCGGGTCTCGGCACCCACGTGGCTCGCGGTCACCAACATGCGGGTCTTCACGACCCGTTTCGCGGGGGTCATCACGGCCTCGGCGATGCTGATGATCTTCACACTGACGTACGCGATCTCGCAGACCACGCTGGTGCGGGCGAGCGCCGACAGCGTGCGGGACGCCACGACGGCCGAGCTGCGGATCACCGGCGACGGGCTCGGCGGCGTGCCGGCCGATCTCGCGGAGCAGGTGCGCGAGCTGGACGGCGTACGCGCGGCAGCACCGATGTCCACGACCTCGGTCGTCTGGCCGCACGAGGTGCTGGGCGACACCGAGGTCGAGGCGGAGCCGGCGATGGTGCTGGACCCCGAGGCCCCGGGGGTGCTGGACCTCGACGTGCAGCGCGGCAGCCTGGCCGATCTCGAGGGCGACACGATCGCGGTTGGCGCCGGTGCGGCGGACGCACGCGACGCACAGGTGGGCAGGACCGTCAGCCTCACGCTCGGCGACGGCACCGAGGTCCGGCCGCGCGTCGTCGCGGTGTACGACCGGCAGCTCGGTCTCGGCTCGGTCGTGCTGTCCCGCGATCTCGCCCTGCAGCACACGACGTCCGGCCTCGACCACAGCCTGCTCGTGCGCACCGACGACACGTCGGAGGCCCGCGCGTCCCTCGCGACGCTCGCCGCCACCCGGCCAGGACTCGAGGTCGAGACGACGACCGTGGACTCCCACGAGTCGATCGCGGCGCAGGGGATGCTGCTCAACGTCGCGACCATCGCGGTGCTGCTCGGCTACCTTGCCCTGACGATCTCCAACCGGATCGTTGCGGTCACGACCCAGCGACGCGGCGAGATCGCCGCGCTGAGGACCGCGGGCGCCACCCGCGCCCAGGTCCTCGGCACCACCAGGCGCGAGTCACTCATCGCCGCCGGGGTCGCAGTGGGGGCGGCGCTCGCGGTCTCCGCGCTGCCGCTGGTCTTCCTCGGCATCGGGTTCCTCGGGCGTCCGTGGCCCTCGGCACCGATCTGGCTGGTCCCCTCGACGGCGGCGCTGGTCGTGGGACTGATCGTGGTCTCGGTGGAGCTGCCGACGCGCTATCTCCTGCGGTCCTCGCCGACCGCGACGGGACGGTGA
- a CDS encoding ABC transporter ATP-binding protein, protein MSSPLLTPVTADATREAVITLDHVSKTYDGGVQALDDVSLTVERGSFLAVMGPSGSGKSTLMHCAAALDVPTSGTVLIGGHDTRSLDETRRTELRRDLVGFVFQGYNLVPSLSVADNITLPLRLAGRRADPAWVTSLVNRVGLGGRLDHRPAELSGGQQQRAAIARALVTEPAVVFADEPTGALDLRTARGVLDLFREVAEDLGQTIVMVTHDPAVAAQADTVVVMADGHIVQTVTDPDAADLANRLISMSEG, encoded by the coding sequence ATGAGCAGCCCGCTGCTGACCCCCGTGACCGCTGACGCCACCCGCGAGGCCGTCATCACGCTCGACCACGTCTCCAAGACGTACGACGGCGGGGTGCAGGCACTGGACGACGTGTCGCTGACCGTCGAGCGCGGATCGTTCCTCGCGGTCATGGGACCCTCCGGATCCGGCAAGTCGACGCTGATGCACTGCGCCGCGGCGCTCGACGTCCCCACGTCGGGCACGGTCCTGATCGGTGGCCACGACACGCGCTCCCTCGACGAGACCCGCCGCACCGAGCTGCGGCGCGATCTCGTGGGCTTCGTGTTCCAGGGCTACAACCTGGTGCCGTCGCTGTCGGTCGCGGACAACATCACCCTCCCGCTGCGGCTCGCCGGCCGCCGGGCGGACCCGGCGTGGGTCACCTCCCTGGTCAACCGGGTCGGTCTGGGCGGCCGGCTCGACCACCGCCCGGCCGAGCTGTCGGGCGGCCAGCAGCAGCGGGCGGCCATCGCCCGCGCCCTGGTGACCGAGCCCGCGGTGGTCTTCGCGGACGAGCCCACCGGCGCACTCGACCTGCGTACGGCACGAGGGGTGCTCGACCTGTTCCGCGAGGTCGCCGAGGACCTGGGCCAGACGATCGTCATGGTCACGCACGATCCCGCGGTCGCCGCCCAGGCGGACACCGTCGTGGTCATGGCTGACGGCCACATCGTCCAGACCGTGACCGATCCCGACGCCGCCGATCTCGCGAACCGCCTCATCTCGATGAGCGAGGGCTGA
- a CDS encoding response regulator transcription factor, producing the protein MRIVIAEDDALLREGLASLLRAESLDVVATAGDAEEFLRAVDEHRPDVAVVDVRMPPTHTSEGIVAAVEAKRRQPDLAILVLSAYVEQAFATDLLTHGVEGLGYLLKERVGRVEEFLEALHRVAAGGTALDPDVVSQLLGRQHDDPRLARLTEREDEVLALMAEGLGNTAIAERLVVTEGAIHKHVRSIFAKLDLPPDDRADRRVAAVLHYLDAGPGRLPAG; encoded by the coding sequence ATGCGGATCGTGATCGCGGAGGACGATGCGCTGCTGCGCGAGGGGCTCGCAAGCCTGCTCCGGGCCGAGTCCCTCGACGTCGTGGCGACCGCCGGGGACGCCGAGGAGTTCCTGCGCGCCGTGGATGAGCACCGACCCGACGTCGCCGTGGTGGACGTCCGCATGCCCCCGACCCACACCAGCGAGGGCATCGTCGCCGCGGTGGAGGCCAAGCGCCGGCAGCCTGATCTGGCCATCCTGGTGCTGTCGGCGTACGTCGAGCAGGCCTTTGCGACCGATCTGCTGACGCACGGCGTCGAGGGGCTCGGCTACCTGCTCAAGGAGCGGGTGGGACGGGTCGAGGAGTTCCTCGAGGCGCTGCACCGGGTGGCCGCGGGAGGCACCGCCCTCGATCCCGACGTGGTGTCCCAGCTGCTGGGCCGCCAGCACGACGACCCCCGGCTGGCCCGGCTCACCGAGCGCGAGGACGAGGTGCTGGCGCTGATGGCCGAGGGGCTCGGCAACACCGCGATCGCCGAGCGCCTCGTCGTCACCGAGGGGGCCATCCACAAGCACGTGCGCAGCATCTTCGCCAAGCTCGACCTGCCCCCGGACGACCGGGCGGACCGCCGGGTCGCGGCGGTGCTGCACTACCTCGACGCAGGGCCGGGACGGCTCCCGGCGGGGTGA
- a CDS encoding sensor histidine kinase has protein sequence MGTTSDRRSWLGRSREILRYVAELGSGLGTSLLALGVLVLLVLVALLSVVGVGLLLAPAALRAVRWIADRERTRLARWGTAVPGPAALPSGLRAALADPTVRRDIAWLTVHATWGLLIGFVGVALPLFTVRDLTFPLWWWLAPEGEASAALWFWVVDSWAEALLVALSALGWGLLTVLLAPALARLQSLPGRALLPPPPGTDLPLRIAELTATRAAALDAHATELRRIERCLHDGTQNPLVAANVLIGAARRQLGDDRPAADDLLEQAQTAIERALGELRTTIRGILPPVLSDRGLDGALTGLAATSSVPTTVDVGATRCPASVEASAYFMVAEALTNISRHSGAERASVTVRSIAGDLDVTVTDDGHGGATEGTGSGLGGIRRRIEAHDGTFEVSSPPGGPTTLHARLPCGS, from the coding sequence ATGGGGACGACGTCGGACCGCCGATCGTGGCTCGGGCGATCCCGCGAGATCCTGCGGTACGTCGCCGAGCTCGGCAGCGGCCTCGGCACCTCCCTCCTCGCGCTCGGCGTGCTGGTGCTCCTCGTGCTCGTCGCGCTCCTGTCGGTCGTCGGCGTCGGTCTCCTGCTCGCACCGGCTGCGCTGCGTGCGGTGCGCTGGATCGCCGACCGCGAGCGGACCCGGCTCGCACGGTGGGGCACGGCGGTCCCGGGACCCGCGGCGCTGCCGTCGGGGCTCCGGGCGGCGCTCGCCGATCCGACCGTGCGGCGCGACATCGCGTGGCTCACGGTCCATGCCACGTGGGGCTTGCTGATCGGCTTCGTCGGCGTGGCCCTGCCGCTGTTCACGGTGCGAGACCTCACGTTCCCCCTCTGGTGGTGGCTGGCGCCCGAGGGCGAGGCCAGCGCCGCGCTGTGGTTCTGGGTCGTCGACTCGTGGGCCGAGGCCCTGCTGGTCGCGCTGTCGGCACTCGGCTGGGGCCTGCTGACGGTCCTGCTCGCGCCCGCGCTCGCCCGCCTCCAGTCCCTCCCGGGTCGGGCGCTGCTGCCGCCCCCTCCCGGCACCGATCTCCCGCTGCGCATCGCCGAGCTGACCGCGACCCGCGCCGCGGCCCTCGACGCGCATGCGACCGAGCTGCGCCGCATCGAGCGCTGTCTGCACGACGGCACGCAGAACCCCCTGGTCGCGGCGAACGTCCTGATCGGCGCGGCCCGCCGCCAGCTCGGCGACGACCGGCCGGCGGCCGACGACCTGCTCGAGCAGGCGCAGACCGCGATCGAGCGGGCCCTCGGCGAGCTGCGCACCACGATCCGCGGCATCCTCCCGCCCGTGCTGTCCGACCGCGGGCTGGACGGCGCGCTCACGGGACTCGCGGCCACCTCGAGCGTGCCGACGACCGTGGACGTCGGCGCGACCCGGTGCCCCGCCTCGGTCGAGGCCAGCGCCTACTTCATGGTCGCGGAGGCGCTGACGAACATCTCCCGCCACAGCGGCGCCGAGCGGGCCTCGGTGACGGTCCGCAGCATCGCCGGTGACCTGGACGTCACGGTCACCGACGACGGGCACGGCGGGGCGACCGAGGGCACCGGCTCAGGCCTCGGCGGCATCCGCAGACGCATCGAGGCCCACGACGGGACGTTCGAGGTCAGCAGCCCGCCCGGCGGTCCGACGACCCTGCACGCGAGGTTGCCATGCGGATCGTGA
- a CDS encoding Lrp/AsnC family transcriptional regulator, with the protein MTSIDRLDAEILGRLTANARVGIAELAADLGVSRNTIQQRIRRLEDVGILRGFRPIIDLGAVGMPVQALISLELDQRRMAEVVQGLGALPEVIEVKLQAGREDLLVHVAIASLEALQPLTASIVEIEGVRKTTSTFSVGTPVPYRLQPLLDHITEGSGWGRSTPLPS; encoded by the coding sequence ATGACAAGCATCGACCGGCTCGACGCCGAGATCCTCGGCCGGCTCACCGCCAACGCCCGCGTCGGGATCGCCGAGCTCGCGGCCGACCTCGGGGTCAGCCGCAACACGATCCAGCAGCGCATCCGGCGGCTCGAGGACGTCGGGATCCTCCGGGGGTTCCGACCCATCATCGACCTCGGCGCGGTGGGCATGCCGGTCCAGGCACTGATCAGCCTCGAGCTGGACCAGCGGCGCATGGCCGAGGTCGTGCAGGGGCTCGGGGCACTCCCGGAGGTCATCGAGGTCAAGCTCCAGGCCGGCCGCGAGGACCTGCTCGTGCACGTGGCCATCGCGTCGCTCGAGGCGCTGCAGCCCCTCACCGCGTCGATCGTGGAGATCGAGGGCGTGCGCAAGACGACCTCGACGTTCTCGGTCGGCACCCCCGTCCCCTACCGCCTGCAGCCGCTCCTCGACCACATCACCGAGGGCAGCGGATGGGGCCGGTCCACCCCGCTCCCCTCGTGA
- a CDS encoding ATP-grasp domain-containing protein: MSAASERTTMLVTGAAGPAGRALGVQALEQADRGAGPRLVGVDLAPTDVPGYDTVLPVVGALDPAYDQDMRDLVARLRPDLVVPTVAEELPRLAVLGLATGMGAALVLSAPGPVAVAADKLLTMWALAERGVAVPPHATVAEVGSAADAVSWGGGLVVVKPRVSRGGRGVHVVEDGGDPVWDSLDATWLVQGYAPGVEYSPQVYRSPHTGRCRVVVLRKTELKQGRVGNAAAVERLPDGAEPDVAALALRTVEALDLVGPVDMDVRRAGDGTPVVLEVNSRFGALSAHAPEVLEDVLVEWSG, from the coding sequence ATGAGTGCAGCCTCCGAGCGCACGACCATGCTCGTCACCGGCGCGGCCGGACCGGCGGGGCGGGCACTGGGCGTCCAGGCGCTGGAGCAGGCCGACAGGGGTGCGGGCCCGCGCCTGGTGGGCGTAGACCTCGCGCCGACCGACGTCCCGGGGTACGACACGGTCCTGCCGGTGGTGGGCGCGCTCGACCCGGCGTACGACCAGGACATGCGCGACCTGGTGGCGCGGCTGCGTCCCGACCTCGTCGTCCCCACCGTCGCCGAGGAGCTGCCCCGGCTCGCGGTCCTCGGCCTGGCGACGGGGATGGGCGCGGCGCTGGTGCTCTCGGCGCCGGGCCCGGTCGCCGTCGCCGCCGACAAGCTGCTCACCATGTGGGCGCTGGCCGAGCGCGGCGTCGCGGTGCCGCCGCACGCCACGGTGGCGGAGGTGGGCTCGGCGGCCGACGCCGTGTCCTGGGGCGGCGGGCTCGTCGTGGTGAAGCCGCGGGTGAGCCGCGGTGGTCGCGGCGTGCACGTCGTCGAGGACGGGGGCGACCCGGTGTGGGACTCGCTCGACGCGACGTGGCTGGTCCAGGGCTACGCGCCGGGCGTCGAGTACAGCCCCCAGGTCTACCGCTCGCCGCACACCGGCAGGTGCCGGGTCGTGGTGCTGCGCAAGACCGAGCTCAAGCAGGGCCGGGTGGGCAACGCCGCGGCGGTCGAGCGCCTGCCCGACGGCGCCGAGCCCGACGTGGCCGCGCTGGCCCTGCGCACGGTGGAGGCGCTGGACCTGGTGGGTCCGGTCGACATGGACGTGCGGAGGGCGGGCGACGGGACCCCCGTGGTGCTCGAGGTCAACAGCAGGTTCGGCGCGCTGTCCGCCCACGCCCCCGAGGTCCTCGAGGACGTGCTCGTCGAGTGGTCGGGCTGA
- a CDS encoding glycosyltransferase produces the protein MIAFVAALVLVLLVPLAAAGIVRFGMVPFALVFEVRARRSGPGPAGYGPMFTEAPRLSVVVPAFEEARVIDQCVRSIARSDYPHLEIVCVDDGSTDDTFARMQQLAAAHPGVVRALRQANAGKGAALNTGIAAAAGEVLVLVDADGVFRPDTLTMLVRGFRSPRIGAVCGNDRPVNLDRTLTRLLSVISHVGTGLMRRGLDVLGCLPVVSGNIGAYRRDVLDRVGPLRTDTLGEDLELTWRVHRAGFQVAFAPQALVYAESPSTLRGLWRQRVRWARGLLQATEMHWPMVGNPRYGAFGVYLLFNMVTQVIAPFLQLSAAVGVGWLIAVDGTDWLPRTWWAWVLLLGVPASLALLALALALDRAVDDLRHLWTVPLWPLYSTMMTFVVLDAVRLELGNAENRWNKLERTGTVSVRGLSDDDGRGS, from the coding sequence GTGATCGCCTTCGTGGCGGCGCTGGTCCTCGTGCTGCTCGTGCCGCTCGCCGCCGCCGGGATCGTACGTTTCGGGATGGTGCCGTTCGCCCTCGTCTTCGAGGTCCGCGCCCGGCGCAGCGGCCCCGGGCCGGCCGGCTACGGCCCGATGTTCACCGAGGCGCCGCGACTGAGCGTGGTGGTGCCGGCCTTCGAGGAGGCGCGCGTCATCGACCAGTGCGTACGCTCCATCGCCCGCAGCGACTATCCCCACCTGGAGATCGTGTGCGTCGACGACGGCTCCACCGACGACACCTTCGCGCGGATGCAGCAGCTGGCCGCCGCCCACCCGGGCGTCGTGCGGGCGCTGCGGCAGGCCAACGCAGGCAAGGGCGCTGCCCTCAACACCGGGATCGCTGCGGCCGCCGGTGAGGTTCTCGTGCTCGTCGACGCCGACGGTGTCTTCCGCCCCGACACCCTGACGATGCTGGTGCGCGGCTTTCGCAGCCCGCGCATCGGCGCGGTGTGCGGCAACGACAGACCGGTGAACCTCGACCGGACGCTCACCCGCCTCCTGTCCGTCATCAGCCACGTCGGCACCGGGCTGATGCGTCGCGGCCTCGACGTGCTCGGCTGTCTGCCGGTCGTGTCCGGCAACATCGGCGCCTATCGTCGCGACGTGCTCGACCGGGTGGGGCCGCTGCGCACGGACACGCTGGGGGAGGACCTGGAGCTGACCTGGCGGGTCCACCGGGCGGGCTTCCAGGTGGCGTTCGCGCCGCAGGCCCTGGTGTACGCCGAGTCGCCCTCCACCCTGCGAGGTCTGTGGCGGCAGCGGGTGCGCTGGGCGCGGGGGTTGCTGCAGGCCACCGAGATGCACTGGCCGATGGTGGGCAACCCCCGCTATGGCGCCTTCGGCGTCTACCTGCTGTTCAACATGGTCACCCAGGTCATCGCGCCCTTCCTGCAGCTGTCGGCGGCGGTGGGCGTGGGCTGGCTCATCGCCGTGGACGGCACCGACTGGCTGCCACGGACGTGGTGGGCGTGGGTGCTGCTGCTGGGGGTGCCGGCGTCGCTGGCGCTGCTGGCGCTCGCGCTGGCGCTCGACCGGGCCGTCGACGACCTGCGCCACCTCTGGACGGTCCCGCTGTGGCCGTTGTACTCAACCATGATGACCTTCGTCGTGCTGGACGCCGTGAGGCTCGAGCTCGGGAACGCGGAGAACCGATGGAACAAACTGGAGCGGACCGGAACGGTCTCGGTGCGGGGACTGAGCGACGACGATGGCCGTGGCTCCTGA